DNA from Nitrospina gracilis Nb-211:
TTTCTTTCCATCCTCATCCTTGATCTGGTGACAGCCGAAGCAGGAATACTGCCGGTAGATCTGCTCGCCGAACTGCCGCTCCATCGCGTTGAAGTCGGAAAGATCGATGGCGTTTTCCTTGACGCGCGGGTCGCGGTGATGTTTTTCCATGTAATCCGCCACCGCCTCCGCCTGCTTTTTGGACAGGGTCATGTGTTTGGCCGGAGTCCGGCTCTCATCCCAGCGGTAGCCGTTGGGGTACAGGTTTTCCTCCTTACCCATCAGCCAGCCCACCAGCCAGCCGCGCTGGTACTTGACGCCGCCCCACATGAGATCGGGCGCCTGGAGATTGAATTTCGACTCCGGCTTGCCCCGGAACTTATGACAGTTGGAACACTTGTTTTCGATGAGGTCTTTGGCGAGGGACTCATCCGCCGCGCCAACCGAGGGAGTTGGCAGGAACAGCAACAGCAGAAAAGCGGAAACGACAAGACGAAAACCCGGTCGGGATACAGGCAGACCATTCATAGCACAGCTCCTTTCAAAATCCACAAACCTTCCACATTGCAGGAGCCTGAACTCCTGCAATGTGGAAGTATTCAAAGGACGGGTCGTGTGACCAGCCCGGTACGCGGTTTTGAATGGGTTTGGCCAAATGGCAAACCCGGAACTTATTTCGCCATCTGGCGAATGTAGAGGATCACCTTCCACACCTCGTTCTCATCCATGAACGGATACGGCGGCATGCCCGTGGGCGTACCGTTCTTGATGATCCAGAACATCTGGCCGTCGGTGATTTCCTGCATGGTTTCCGCGCAGGTGAAATTGCGCGGCATGGCGTTCAGTCCCTGCGCCATCATGCCCATGCCGTTGCCCGAAGGACCATGGCACACCTTGCAGGCGGTGGGTTCCGCCGTCCACTGATACAACGACTCGCCCTTCATCAGGTTTTCTTCCGTCGGCTTGAGCGGGTTTTTCAGGCTGTACACCGTTTTTGGCGCCTGGGGCGCGGTGCGGGTTTGCGGACAGATGCCCTTGCCGCCGCGACCCATACCGTGGTGCAGACCATGACGCTCGTGGTCCCCGCCGTGTGGACGGCCCTGGTGCATGGCCAGTTGCAATGTTTCGTTAACTCCGGGATCCGGAGCCTCTGCGTATGAAAACTGCGGCCAGGCCGCGAAGCTGGTAGCGAGCAGGGACAAGGTAAAAGCCCTCGCCCAGAAATTACTTTGGTTCATGGTCCCCCTTGTTCGTTGGTTGAATCCACTTTTGAAAAGTTTCTGATATATAAAATCAACTGCCAGATCTGATCCACATCCAGAGATCTAAACGCCGGCATCACCGTTCCCGGCGAGCCATTGCGGATCACCCAGAAAAGCTGTCCGTCCGGCAGGTCCTTCATGGTTTGAAAGCAGGTGAAGTTGCGCGGCTTTGGGTGCACAGCCTTGAACATGATACCCAAACCGTTCCCAGACAGCCCGTGGCATAACCGGCAGGCATGCGGCTGGGCATCGAAATGAAACAGCGTTTTGCCCGCCAGGATGTTGGCTTCCGTCGGCTCCAGCGGGTTTTCCAGGTCCAGGTATTCCTGCGGCGCCGTGGGGGTTTGCCGGGTTTGCGGGCAAATGCCCGTGTGGTCCGGCACGTCCATCAAACCCGGCGGGGCGGCAGGAACCAGCAACAAGCCCACGAGCATCAGGTCGAGTATCTGCATGGTTCCCCTTCCTCCGTCCGCACTAAAAGACGGGCAAACACGGTTAATTATCCGGCGGCAACTCCGGCACCGCCACGTTGATCGGTTCGCCTTCCAACGCCTTCATGAATTCCACAAGATCGTTCACTTCCTGCTTGCTCAAGTCCAACGGCGTGATGAAGGGACTGATGTTTTCCTTCGCGTCGCCGCCGCGGTTGTAAAACTCGATCACTTCCTTCAGCGTTTTTTCACTGCCGTCATGCATGTACGGAGCCGAGCGGCTGATGTGCCGCAGGCCCGGCGTCTTGAACGCACCCTTGTCCGAACCTTCCTTGGTGACCTGGTACCGTCCCGGATCACTGCTCTTCACGCCGATATTGTGGAACTTGCTGTCGGTGAAGGCGGGTCCGTTGTGGCAGATGGAACACTTGGCCTTGCCGAAGAACAGGTTCATGCCGTTGACGGCGGACTTGGACATCGCTTTTTTATCGCCCTTCATATATTTGTCGTACGGCGCGTTTTTGGAAACCACCGAACGCTCGAACGTGGCAATGGCTTTGACGATGTTGTCGAGGTTGATGCTGTTTTTGCCGAACACCTTGTCGAACCGTCGAACATAACCGGGAATCGCCTTGAGCTCTTTGATCAACTCATCCACGTTCTGGTTCATTTCAATGTCCGCCTGAATGGGTCCCTTGGCCTGTTCTTCCAGCGAAGGCGCACGCCCGTCCCAGAACTGCACTTCAAAATAACCGCTGTTGATCACCGTCGGCGAGTTGCGCAGCCCCTTGCGGTTGAAATCGTGGCCGATGGGCATCGACAATCCGTCGCTCCAGCCCAGACCGGGATTATGGCAGGTGGCGCAACTGATCCAGTTACTGCCAGACAGACGCGGATCGAAATACAGCATCCTGCCCAGGTCTTCCTTGTCCTTCGACCACGGGTTGTCCTTCGGGTGAGTCATTTTCGGCAGGGGTTCATAAAACGATTCTTCAGCATGTATGGCAAGCGGCGGGGCGGCCCATAAAAGAACCGTCGCCAGCAAAACAGCGGTATGAACGACTTTCATATCTCAGCTCCTGTTAAGTGAACTTCGACGCTACGCTGAGGCCGCCACCAGGTCGCGGACCACGGGGTGATCCGGCGCAAACGCGCTGAGGCCCCCCAGCAAATTGATGATACCCGCCCGTCCCGCCTTCTGCAACAGACTGCAGGCGATGGTGGACCGGTACCCCCCGGCGCAATGAACCAGGATGTCTCCATCGCGCGGCACCTCGTTCATCCGTTCCTGCAATTCGTTCAGCGGCACGTTCAGGGCGTCCCGGATATGGCCTTCGTTGTATTCCGTGGACGACCGCACATCCAGAACCCGCACCTTGCGGCCTTCGGCCTTGGCACGGTCCCAATCCTCCACGGTCCAACCGGGGGTGCCTTGCACGAGGTCCGGTCGATCGGCCAGAGCCTTCATGCCGTCTTTTAAAAATCCCGATACCTGGTCGAAGCCGATGCGTCCCAGGCGCATTTCGGATTCGTACTCGGTTCCCGGTTCGGTGATGAGCACGATGGGGATGTCCGGCTTCAGCACGATGCCCGCCCAGGTGGCGAACTTGCCGCCCAGGCCCACCTGCACGGCGCCTTTCAGATGGGCGGCGTTGAATTCCGTCTCCGGCCGCGTGTCCAGAACCTGCGCGCCTTTTTTTTGCAGAGCCAGCAGTGCATCCAGCGTCAATTCCTTCATCCCGGTTTCGAGGGAACGGTCCAGGGTGAGTCTTTCTTTGCGGTTCAGTTGCGCATCGTAAGGAAAGTATTCCGGTGCGGCGGGAAGTTTTTCCGTCATCATGCGGATGAAGGTGGGACGATCCATGGGTTGCAGAGCGTAGTTGAAGCGTTTCTGGTCGCCGATGGTGCTCACCGTTTCATCGCTCAGGTTCTTGCCGCAAAGCGACCCCGCCCCGTGCGCCGGATACACCAGCGTCTCGTCCGGCAGTTTCATGAGTTTGCCGCGCAGGGAATCGTACATCATCGACGCCAGCTCTTCGGCGGTGATGCCGATGGAGGCCATGAGGTCCGGCCGGCCGACATCGCCGATGAACAGCGTGTCTCCGGTCAGCACCATCTTCGGTTTGTCTTTATCTTCCTTGAGATCATAGACAAGGATGCAGATGCCTTCCGGCGTGTGGCCCGGCGTTTCCATGGATTCCAGCCGCACGTCTCCCAGCTCCAGCCGGGTGCCGTCCGATTCCGGCACGAACTCGTATTCCGCATCGCCCCTGGCCCCGAGATGGATCGTAGCGCCGCACCGGTCGCGCAATTCCAAGTGCCCGGCCACGAAGTCGGCGTGAAAATGCGTGAGGTACACATGGCGGAGGGTGAGATTCAGTTGGCGCGCGTCTTCGATGTACTGCTCGACGTCGCGCTGGGGATCGACCACCACGGCGGTGCGTGTGGACTCATCCGCGATGAGGTATGAGGCGTGAGCCAGACAACCGAGGTAGTATTGCTTGAAGATCATGACCGATTCCCTCCCGAACAAATCGAAGTTTCCAGACCCCCGGCGTGCTCACTTCTCCGGCTCGCGGAAGGTGCGGATGAACTGGATCACCCACCAGCCTTCATCCTTGGTGATCACCGTCCCCACACGAATCGGCATGCCGGTTCCGGGGCTTCCATTTTCCAGCACCCACATCAACTCGCCGTCGGTGCGCAGGTCCTGCCATTTGGCGTTTGTGAAATCACGCGGTTGATGGCCCGGCAGTTTGACGCCTTTGCCATTGTTGCTGTGGCAAGTGACGCACTGCCCCTTGCCGAAATAAATCTCCGCGCCCTTGTCCACATACTCCTGCCGCGAACGGAACGGGCTTTCCATTTCCTGAATGCGCTCCAGTTCCTCCTCCGGCACACGCGGCGCATAAATGCTGGGATGAAACGCCTGAGCCTCCCTCCAGGCCAACGCTGAGACGATCACGGCAACACAAGACAGAGCGCAAAGGAAGGTTGGAACTTTCATTGAGAGGCCGCTGGAAATAGTTTGATGAAAAATCCCCTCCTCATCCTTCCATCCAGAAGGAGAGGAGGGACTGCAGTCCGAAGTCCGATTCAGGCATTATTCGCCGATTTTACCATGTATGGCTTCCCAATGGCCTACCGACTGGGCGATGCTGACCGAACCATCCGGGATGGGTGCATCATGCGGCCACAAGTGAAAAATGATCCCATCCGTAGCGGCAACATAATCCACCAGATCCTTCACAGCCTGTTCTTCCACCGGATAATGCACCTGCACGCGGCCGGTTTCGATTTCCTGTTTGTGGTCATGCCAGTTTTTTTGGTGCGACCAGCCCGGAATCACCTTGCGCGCCAGTTCCTTGGAAACCATGTATTCCACTTCCGTCATACGCGCATTGGGTTCGGTGCTTTCAAACAGAATGCACTGGATGATGTCTTTGTTGATGGGCTTGCAGTAATGGTGGAAAGGGCCGATCACTTCGCCATCCATGACGTGAGGGGCGGTGACGTGGATGGTGTAACCGTCCAGCGGGCTTGCAGGCGGTTTGTTGTCGCCCGCCGTGGCGCAGGCGGCGGTGGAGATGGTGAGCACGAAAATCATTGCCAGAACTTTGATCGGTTTCATGGACTGCCTCCTATTGGGAAAGTTGGGCCCCCGACTGACAAATGGCCTGAAATGACTCAGTGTTCTTCCTAGTGTACCGAAGCGGTAAAACGGAATACAAGATGAGAAATCACCCTAAAAACAGGAAAGGGCAAGCCTTTTGGCGTCAAGCCGTTATTAAATGAGAAACCATACGGAAGGAGAAAAAAATCCAGCTCGCGGGAAGCAGGGAGCAGGGGGGGGGTGCAACGGGGTCCGGAAACGGGATCAGGGAACGGGTCCCCGCACGGGACGGAGGAAAGCGTCGGGTCCGTTGATTTTGTCCTGGTAGTCTTCACCGCCCCGGTCTTTGTAGGACACCACGATGGCCTTGCCGCCGCGTTCTTCACTGGTCCACGTGCCCCAGCCCGCGCCGTCGGGAAAAATGGGATCGATGAAAATCTTGTCGCCATCTTTATCCGTGTTGCGCTTTCTGCGGTTATACAGGGTCTTCGCTTCTTCCGGCGTGGGCATGCGCCAGTCGTCGTACCCGGCGAAATTCTTGTTGTTCATGCGCTGGACGAATTCCATGGCCGTGTACCAGTTCACCCACTCGCGCTGGGTCTGCCAGTAGTCGCGCTTCATCCACATGAGGCGGGTTTCGGTGTCGAGCACCGTGCCGTCGCCCATGTCCCAGAAGCGCTGGTCGGCGGATTTGGCGACGGGTTCGCGCTGAGGTTTGTCCGCGGCGGTCGCGCTTCCAATCAGGAACAGGCCCGCCAGCAGGGTGACGGTGAAAACAGATATCCAGTTACGGCCATGCATCGGGTTCCTCCGGATGGGCGTTGCAGGTCTCGTGGGTTCAGTCCGATTCGAAAATCGCCTAGAGTGTACAATTCCCACCACCGCAAAGTAAACGGGGAAATCGTCTTGAACCCCTTCGGGGCTTGCAGTAGAATCGTCTGCAACAACCACCCAACGGGAGGCGCGCATGACCCCGTCCACCCTCCGAAAGACGGCTTTCCGATGCCTGCTTCTCGGCATCCTGATCGGAACCTTATTCTCACTCGGGCCCGTTTGGGCTAAATCCCAGGACCAGGAACGCTGGAACAAAAAGTACGAAGTCGATGTGTTCCTGTTCGGCAAGGAGCCGGTTCCCTTTCTCAAAAACAACGCGGGCCTTCTGCCGAAGGGCAAGGCGTTGGACATCGCCATGGGCGAGGGCCGGAACGGCGTGTTCCTCGCCACCCAGGGGTTTGATGTGGAAGGCTGGGACATCTCTCCCGTCGGTTTGAAAAAAGCGCATCACCTCGCCAAAGAGCACAACGTGTCCATCCAGACGAAAGTGGTGGACCTGGAATCCGCCGAGCTTCCCAAAAACGAATACGACGTCATCCTGATGATGTACTACATGCAACGCAACCTGTTCCCGCAGATCAAGGAAGCGCTGAAGCCCGGCGGCATGGCGGTGATCGAAACCTACAACGTCGATTACCTGAAGTATCAGGACTTCCGCCCGCAGTGGGCGCTGAAAACCAACGAACTTCTGGAAGCGTTCAAGGATTTCAAAATCATCCGCTACCAGGCGTATGACGATGGCAAGGAAGCGTATTCCAGCATCATCGCTCAAAAGCCGATGGAGTGATGCGCCCGCCTCGTTCCCGCCGTGCACGGCGGTCCATTATTCCCACCCCGTTCCGATGCCCCAACCCGTGAGGCCCTCCTGAATCCAATCGCAAAAACATTCATCGCGCTGGCCAACGCCTTCCCCTTGTGGGTGGTGGCGGGGGCGGCGCTGGCATTGTGGAAACCGGAAACCGCCACCTGGTTCCAGCCGCACTGGATTCCGTTTTTTCTCGGCATCATCATGCTGAGCATGGGGCTCACACTGACCTGGCAGGACTTCCGCCGCGTGCTGGAATTTCCGCGCCCGGTGATGATGGGTGTCGGCTTGCAGTTCGGCCTCATGCCGCTTTTGGGATTTTTCATCGCCCGCGCGTTTGCCCTGCCGCTCGATTTCATGATCGGCCTCATTCTGGTCGCGTGTTCACCCGGCGGCACGGCGTCCAACGTCGTCGTGTTCATCGCTCGACTGAACGTGGCGCTGTCGGTCACGCTCACCACCTGCTCCACCCTGCTGGCTGTCATCATGACGCCCGTGCTCACCACGTGGCTGGTGGAAGCGCTGGCGCGCGACCTCACCGGCGCGGCCATCCAGGTGGACACGCTGGGGCTTTTGCTCGACACGTTCCAGGTGGTGATCCTGCCGGTGACGGCGGGCGTCCTCATCAACCATTTTTTTCACCGGCAGGTGGAGCGCATCACGCCGTACACGCCACTCCTTGCGGTGTTGTCCATCGTGTTCATTGTCGATTACATCCTCGCCGCCAAGCGCACGGAACTGCTGGAAAGCGGCGGCACGTTGCTTTCTGCGGTGGTCACCCTGCACGCGCTGGGCTTCGTGATGGGATATGTGCTGGCGAGGTGGATCGGCGGCGATGAGATCAATGCTCGCACGGTGTCGGTGGAAGTCGGCATGCAGAACTCGGGGCTGGCAACGGAGCTGGCGCGGAGCAACTTCGCCGCGTTCGGGCTGGCCACGGTGCCGGGAGCGCTGTCCGCTCTCACTCATTGCATTCTGGGCAGTCTGGCCGCCGGGTTGTCGCGACTGGTGCCGCAAGCACCTGGCGAAGAACCACAAACCAGAAAACAGAGGGCTTAATTCCATACCCTGTCTGTGGTATGATTTCGCTATCCAATCGGGTTGTTTTTCGATTCAGAAAGGAGGCATTTTGGCTACCTTTAACGTTCTTATTGTAGCGGAGTTCAATGGCATTGCCGAAGAAGCTGAGAAGGAAGTCTTCCTTCGTCTGGAAGAGGCCTGCTTCGAGCGCATCCCCACCCTGAGCCACGCCTGGGAAATCAAACTGGACGCCCCGGACGAGGCGGAAGCCAAAAACGACGCCATCGAAAAATTCGTCAATGTTTGCCGGACCAATCCCTTCGAACTGCGCATGGTGGTGCAGAGCGGAACGGGACTGGTGATCCGAAGAAAAAAACAATTCGAACCCTGAACCGATTCATTTTCCGGGAGGCTTTTTCCCTGGACCTGTTGAAATTCCCAACCCCGTGGTTGCCCGTACCGGATTTTGCCGGTGCGGTTGAACTTCCCGCTCACGGAGCCCGTTCCTTTTAAGACCGCATGCAAGCCCCCCTCCTGACTGGAGGGCGTGTCATGAACATCATCCTGAACAGTTATTGCAACCTGAAGTGCAATTACTGTTTTGCCGACGAGTACATGGAAGAAACCGTGCGCACGCCCGGCAAGTCCATGGATTTCGATTACTTCATTCACGAGGTGCTTCCGCGCATCCGCAACGCCGCGATCATCAACTTCATGGGCGGCGAACCCACCCTGCATCCACGCTTCACCGACATTTTCTCCCACACTCTGGATGCGATGCCCCGCTTCACCCATCTGGGTCTGTTCACCAACGGATTGATGCCGCAGAAAGTTCTCGAGACCCTGGAATTCGCAATCAGTGTGCATGGCAGTCTCAAACAACATATCTCGACCTTCGTCCTGCTGAACTGGCAGACGCGGGATAACATCTCCGAGGCCAATCACAAGCGTTGTGGAGAGGTGGCGCGGCGTCTTCTACGCCGTAACGGCTTCGGCGTGACCTTCAGCATCAATCTCTATTCCAAGGAACAGGATCTGGAAACACAATGCCGGGAGATCGATGCCATCTATCAGGAAGTGGGGCTGCCCCGCAATCAAAAGTACCGCATCCGCGTCAGCCCGGCGTTTCCCATCGTCGGCAGTATCGACAACACTTATCTGCCCATCCGCGACTACCCCAAAGTGGGCCGCCACATGCTGGACCTGCTCAAAAAATACCCGCAAATGTGTTTCCGGTTCGACTGTTCGTTCCCGCCCTGCTTTCTCGACGACCTGCAAGGGGATGAGGAGAACCTGGTGCAACGGTTTTATTACCACGGCTTCAAACAGGTTCCCGAACTCGAGGAATGGAGAACGCATCAGTTCTATTTCGGCTGTGCGGATGGAAGCCCGATGGACATCGATGCGAAGGGCGACTGCTTCAACTGCTTTCCCTTCCACAACCTGAAGCTGGGAAACATCGATGAGTTCAAAGAGGTCAATCCCATCGCCGAGGCGCGCATGGGATCGAAGTTCCTGGCGCACGTGTTCGAACGCACCAGCGTGAAGGAACCCTGCCGGTCCTGTCCGCATTACATGGTGCGGTGTTCCAGCGGCTGTTTCGCCTACAACTTCACATGACCGGGCCGGAGGGGGATCAGAGGGCCGAGCCGGTGAACTCCGTGGAACGCTCGGCGCCGAATTCGTTGCTGATGATGAGAAGGTGGTGACCCTGCTTGGTCTCAACCGGGCCGTACAGCTCGCCGCGGTTGATGAGCATCTTCTTCACCGCATCGCGAATGAGGTCTTCCAGCTCCCGGTTCTCGAGGACGGGATCGGGAGCTTTTTTGCGCGGGTCGTCCTCGGCCAGCACGATCCAGCCCAGGTTGCCGCCGTCTTCCTTGCTCGGGCACAGGCTGTATTTTTCCGCCAGGCGCATGAGCATCTTCACACGGCCTGTGGCGGTTTTGACTTCGTTGATGGTGGACTTCAACAACTCCGCCACTTCGGGCTTGTCCACCACAATGTGCCGAACCTGAATCTGGTGAGAAAACCCTACCATCTCAACCCCCCAAAAAACTTGATACAAAGATAAAATAACGAATCCCGCCATCGGGATTCCAGTTGATTGTCGAATTGCACCTATACTAAATTATCTGACCTGAAATTTCCAGAAGGGGAACCATGTCCACCTCCACTCCAAAACTGATCCTCGCCTCGCAGTCGCCCCGGCGCATCGATCTCCTCCACAAAATGGAGCTGAAGTTCGAGATCATCCCGGCTTCCGTGGACGAGGTGACTGACGGCGCCCAGGCGCCGGAAGAAAACGCGCTCGCTCTCGCGCACCAGAAGGCGGCCCATGTGGCGCGCAAACATCCCGGCAATTTCGTGCTGGGCGCGGACACCATCGTGGTGCTGGACAGCACCCTGCTCGGCAAACCGCAAAACGCGCAAGAAGCGGAAGCCATGTTAACCGCCCTGAGTGGACGCGCGCACCAGGTGATCACCGGCGTGGCACTGGTCGATCCCGAAGGCGTGCATTCGGGGCATGCGGAGGTCTCCACCGTGCGCATCAGGAAACTGGACAACGAGACGATCCGCCGTTACATCGAAGGCGGCGAACCCATGGACAAGGCCGGCGCGTACGCCATCCAGGGAGAAGGGGCAAAGCTGGTGGAAGCCTGGTCCGGCTCGTGGACCAACATCGTCGGCCTGCCGGTGGAAGCGGTATGCCGTCTGTTGAAAGAAGCCGGATATCCGCATTCCCCCGACACCGCAAACATTGAAATTCCGTGAAAGAACCCGCCGCCTCCTGCACACAGGCAGGCCCCGCTTTTCCGCATGGAAAGCGGCCCGCCAACCATGTCCCCGAACGGACATCAAAAAATAAAGCGCTTGACAAACACGCAAACATGTCACTCCATAAAAATGTTTTTTGTCAAAAATTCCTTGCAGAGTTTTACTTTTTGGACATATCATTTAGTCCTGATCCACAACTACGGGACACTTAGGTGAATCGGTATCCTCATGTTCACAAGCCAAGATTCGATGAAAATCCACGGGCATTGCAATCGTTGCAAGGCGCCGATCTTTCTGAACCAGTGCACGGACTGGTACGGCAACACAGTCCTTTCGCTCAACTGCTGGAACGGCCATTACAAGTGGATTGAAATCGAGGATATCGACAAGGAATTCAGGATCGAGCCGGAAAAAAACCTGGTCACCTACATCGGCTTCTTCGACGCTCCATGAACCGAACACGGTTTGCCCTTCTCCCCACTTCCCTTTTTCTGTTTCTGACCCTGTTAGCTCCCAGTGCGGGCGACGTGCGTGCCGAAACACCGCCCGAAGCGCCGGAAGGCATGGTGTACATTCCGGAAGGATACTTCCCGATGGGCATCAACTCCGGCAGCGCCTCCGAGGAAGGCCCGCAACACCACGTGTACACCTCCGCGTACTTCATCGATCGCTATGAAGTCAGCAACGCCGAATACATGAAATTCGTCGAAGACACGGGACACTCCAAACCGCTTTACTGGGAAGACGAACGCTTCAACCGCCCGAACCACCCGGTGGTCGGCGTGAGCTGGTTCGACGCCATGGCTTACGCCCGCTGGAAAGGACGCCGCCTGCCGACCGAAGCGGAATGGGAAAAGGCCGCGCGCGGCAACGACACGCGTCTCTACCCCTGGGGCGACAAGTGGGCCAAAGGATTCGTCCTGTATTTTGTCAACGTGTTCGGCGTGGAAGACAAATACCGCCACACCGCGCCGGTAAATGATTATCCCGCGGGCATCAGCCCCTTCGGTGTGTTCAACATGGCAGGCAACGTCTGGGAATGGTGCCTCGACTGGTACGAGGACGATTACTACCGTAAAAGTCCGGAGCTGAACCCGGAAGGACCGGAACCGACCAAAATGAAAGTCGTGCGCGGCGGATCGTGGATCAACACCATCGACGGCGCCCGCCTGGTGCGGCGCGGACGCAACTTCCCCGCCACGAAAAACATGATCTACGGATTCCGCACCGTCCTGCCCGTCCAGTAATCCGTAAGGGTTGCGCCGGATCCGCATGGGAACAATTCGGTTGACAATTCACCACGCCGCGCAGTAAGTTTTTTACATTCACTCAAAGGGGTTCGCACCCTATTCAATCAAGTGCATGCGGGGTTTTTTCATGATTTCAGCAAAACGGTTTCTGTTTCTCATTCCCGCCGTCGCCGCCCTGGTTTGGTTTTCCTCAGGGGCCGTGCCGGCACATTCCCATACCGGCCACGATCACGGCAGCGGTCTCAGCATCACCCTTCCCGATGTGCTGGCGCAGGTGGACGGCAGGGACATTCCCAAAAGTTCCATCATGCCCATGCTGGTCAAAAACGTGGAGCGTTATAAAGAGCGGGGCATGGCACTTTCGCCGCAACAACAGAAAGTCGCCGCCAAAAAACTGCTGGAAGAGGAAATCCACCGCAGTCTCCTCCTGGAAAAAGCGAAGGTCCTCGGCGTTTCCATCACCGACCAACAGGTCGATGAAAAGGTGAACTCCATCAAAAGCACCTTCAAGAGCGACGATTTGTTCAAGAAACAACTCAAACTCCGCAACCTGACCATGGACCAGTACCGCGCCAAACTGCGCGACGACCTGTTGATGGACGCGGTGCTGGAAAAAGAACTGAGCGGCAAGATCAACATTCCGGAAAGCGCCATTCTGGATTATTTTCAGAAAAACAAGGACAACCTGAGCAAACCGGAAAAACGCAAGGCCAGTGTCATTCTCATTAAAGTCGATCCTCAATCCGGTTCGGCGGGGGCACTGAAGGCACGCGAAAAACTGGAGGACATCCTGAGCCAGTTGAAAAGCGGAAAGGATTTCGCCACCATGGCCAAAAT
Protein-coding regions in this window:
- a CDS encoding peptidylprolyl isomerase yields the protein MVGFSHQIQVRHIVVDKPEVAELLKSTINEVKTATGRVKMLMRLAEKYSLCPSKEDGGNLGWIVLAEDDPRKKAPDPVLENRELEDLIRDAVKKMLINRGELYGPVETKQGHHLLIISNEFGAERSTEFTGSAL
- a CDS encoding Maf family protein; amino-acid sequence: MSTSTPKLILASQSPRRIDLLHKMELKFEIIPASVDEVTDGAQAPEENALALAHQKAAHVARKHPGNFVLGADTIVVLDSTLLGKPQNAQEAEAMLTALSGRAHQVITGVALVDPEGVHSGHAEVSTVRIRKLDNETIRRYIEGGEPMDKAGAYAIQGEGAKLVEAWSGSWTNIVGLPVEAVCRLLKEAGYPHSPDTANIEIP
- a CDS encoding formylglycine-generating enzyme family protein produces the protein MNRTRFALLPTSLFLFLTLLAPSAGDVRAETPPEAPEGMVYIPEGYFPMGINSGSASEEGPQHHVYTSAYFIDRYEVSNAEYMKFVEDTGHSKPLYWEDERFNRPNHPVVGVSWFDAMAYARWKGRRLPTEAEWEKAARGNDTRLYPWGDKWAKGFVLYFVNVFGVEDKYRHTAPVNDYPAGISPFGVFNMAGNVWEWCLDWYEDDYYRKSPELNPEGPEPTKMKVVRGGSWINTIDGARLVRRGRNFPATKNMIYGFRTVLPVQ
- a CDS encoding peptidylprolyl isomerase, which gives rise to MISAKRFLFLIPAVAALVWFSSGAVPAHSHTGHDHGSGLSITLPDVLAQVDGRDIPKSSIMPMLVKNVERYKERGMALSPQQQKVAAKKLLEEEIHRSLLLEKAKVLGVSITDQQVDEKVNSIKSTFKSDDLFKKQLKLRNLTMDQYRAKLRDDLLMDAVLEKELSGKINIPESAILDYFQKNKDNLSKPEKRKASVILIKVDPQSGSAGALKAREKLEDILSQLKSGKDFATMAKIYSEDSLASRGGDLGWFTQGGHMFAPFREQAFKLGKGEVSGIFKTGHGLQILKVTDVEKGFQATPENSRDTIRKILLEQELKKQTRPYLESLKQEANVKIYF